DNA from Micromonospora nigra:
ATCAGGCCCGCGCGGGCCAGCGCCAGCCCGCCGCCGATGACGATCACCTGGGGCACCACGAACTGCACGACGGCCACGCCGATGTTGCCGCCGGCGGCGTTGAGCCCGAGCGCCCAGCCCTTCTCCCGCTCCGGGTAGAAGAAGGAGATGTTCGCCATGCTGGAGGCGAAGTTGCCGCCACCGAAGCCGGCGGTCGCGGCGATCAGCACCAGCGGCACGAAGCCGATCTGGGGGTTCTCCACCGCCCAGGCCAGCCCGGCGCAGGGCACGATCAGCAGCAGCGCGGAGATGACGGTCCAGTTGCGCCCGCCGAAGAGCGGCACCGCGAACGTGTACGGCAGCCGCAGCAGCGCGCCGACGCCGCTGGGCACGGCGGTGAGCCAGAGGGCCTGGCTGGTGGTGAGCTGCCAGCCGGTGTCGCCGAGGCGGACCACCACGATGCTCCAGAGCAACCAGACCGAGAAGCCGATGTGCTCGGCGAAGATCGACCAGATCAGGTTGCGCCGGGCGACGCCCCTTCCGGCGCTCCGCCAGAAGACGGGGTCCTCGGGTGCCCAGTGGCCGATCCAGCGGCCGGGGCGGCGTTGCAGGTCGACCTCGTCGGTCACCTCGGGTCGCACGCTTGTCGCGGTCATCAGCTCCTGCTCCTCCCGGCCGGCCACGTGGTCGACGGCCCGTGCGTACCCGGTCGGTCGGGGGCGGCGGGCGGTCCCGGCAGAAAGCTAGGCAGCGGCCGTTACCACGGCGTTCGTCGTCGGAGTCGGCCAGGCAACGGTGATCGCACGGCCGGGCGGAGGCGGCGGTGAGGACGGTGGCTCAGAGCTGCTGGAGGATGCGCAACGCCCGGCTGACCCGCAGCATGGTGTCGGTGTCGGCCACGTCCACACACTCGGTGAACCACTTCTTCATGGGCGCGGAGAGCCGGTCGGGCATGACGACCCACCCACCCATCGGCACGGCCAGGGGCGAGTCGCGCAGCAGCGCGGCCTCGACCACCTCGGCGACGATCACGATCGGCACGTCGGTGGAGTTGTAGACGTCGGAGCTGACCACCAGGCCGAGGCGTTCCCGGGCGCCGGAGATGCGCCAGACCTCGCCCCTACGCAGCACGCGGGCGCCCGCCGAAGAGCAGGTCGTCGACCATGCCCACCTCGCGGGCGTCGGCCAGGGCGGCGGCCTCCAGGTCGAGCCCGGCGCGACCGACGGCGGCGGCGTGGGCGCTGAACACCTCACGCAGCGCCTTC
Protein-coding regions in this window:
- a CDS encoding DUF6364 family protein; translation: MTAKVTLSFSDETIEEARRFAKREGLSLSAWMDQAAREKALREVFSAHAAAVGRAGLDLEAAALADAREVGMVDDLLFGGRPRAA